Proteins from a single region of Trichomycterus rosablanca isolate fTriRos1 chromosome 16, fTriRos1.hap1, whole genome shotgun sequence:
- the LOC134330828 gene encoding macrophage mannose receptor 1-like encodes MFQLLLLLGFYTLGISSIHQYHFINENKTWAEAQKYCRENYVDLATVHDDKEQLDLTNKVWDSQRTWLGLYDDLNSWKWSLNDDDLYKEGVKSFNNWYINKPRNSGGNDLCVNYDVYPALWWESDCSYGRPFLCYDGKVNVSQKYILVSQEMNWTKAQRYCREHHTDLASIRNETENQNIRSVLVSYYTNSYVWIGLYRTRSWSDKSNSSFSNWKPGQPDNAGDTEYCTAVNISRNGTWSDENCNQEISFFCYSTISSTSYQYHFINETMTWTKAQLYCRENYTDLATINNVEDMNMLIDTVNGSYSGLAWIGLYDDLESWRWSLDDAAFYKDGEKDFRGWEHQPDNYGGNQLCVSIKSDGTWFDDDCNNNSPFVCYNGKSATKYYIWIDQYMTWTGAQNYCRQHHTDLASVKTQADNNQILNLIRGYGSWIGLYRKRLWSDQDNSLYEHWKPENPSFPEQPDNGLDYHADYGNQLCTAVSLRNSGRWRNEICLARLPFVCYNKLSTGYSCTNHQYYFVNENKTWTEAQKHCRDVYTDLATINNVEDMKRLLKVVNESFYGLAWIGLYDDLNSWKWSLNDGVFYKEEEKSFRNWNIEKPRNQNGNSLCVYVSVSDGIWRENSCSNVMSFFCYDGKENGSESFILVNKYLNWTEAQRYCRDHYTDLASVRNEKENQKLKAMLFQLQYSGHIDFYNYLYYGYSTNYNDYYYNNDYCNGGKWIGLYRTWSWSDKSNYSFSNWMSGEPYNGGSSDYCTAVSFSESGQWSTEYCGQALPFLCYSNPSTSYREYHFVNESKNWTEAQRYCRENYTDLATIENMEEMNRTFNTVNGSYSGSAWIGLYDDLESWRWSLSDDAFYKEGEKEFRGWNHQPDNYGGKQLCVKVERSVWFDEDCSTNLPFVCYDAKDNSYVWIYTSMTWKEAQSYCRAQYTDLASVRNETELQKILDTSGDNPVWIGLYRNRLWSDQSNSTFTYWSPAIPSESREPDNGRNVGWQSGNQHCTAVDDSGWWRDENCLATFPFVCYILFFTGPSTGLRMNIKTKKNLKDSQIEELVSNQLKQELIRLGVSSNFTISVRNTCKADP; translated from the exons ATGTTTCAGCTTTTGCTGCTCTTAG GGTTTTACACCCTGGGCATCAGTTCTATTCATCAGTATCATTTCATTAATGAGAACAAGACCTGGGCCGAGGCACAAAAATACTGCAGAGAAAATTACGTTGACTTAGCCACCGTTCATGACGATAAAGAACAACTTGACCTTACTAACAAGGTATGGGACAGTCAACGGACCTGGTTAGGACTCTATGATGATCTGAACAGCTGGAAATGGTCACTGAATGATGATGATCTCTACAAAGAAGGAGTGAAAAGCTTTAATAACTGGTATATAAACAAACCAAGAAACTCGGGTGGAAATGACTTGTGTGTTAACTATGATGTTTATCCTGCATTATGGTGGGAGAGTGACTGCTCTTATGGGCGTCCATTCCTTTGTTATGATGGTAA GGTGAATGTCAGTCAAAAATACATACTGGTCTCTCAAGAAATGAACTGGACTAAAGCTCAGAGATACTGCAGAGAGCATCACACAGATCTGGCCAGTATAAGGAATGAAACTGAGAACCAGAACATAAGATCAGTATTAGTTTCTTATTACACAAATTCTTATGTATGGATCGGCTTGTACAGAACCAGATCTTGGTCCGATAAGAGCAACTCTTCTTTTAGTAACTGGAAACCGGGACAACCAGATAAtgctggagacactgaatactGTACAGCTGTGAATATTTCTCGTAATGGAACATGGAGTGATGAAAACTGCAATCAAGAAATCTCATTCTTCTGCTACAGTA CAATCTCATCAACATCGTATCAGTATCACTTTATTAATGAGACCATGACCTGGACAAAAGCACAGCTGTACTGCAGAGAGAATTATACTGACCTGGCAACCATTAATAATGTGGAGGATATGAACATGCTCATTGATACGGTAAATGGCAGCTACTCTGGTTTAGCCTGGATTGGACTGTATGATGATCTGGAGAGTTGGAGATGGTCTCTGGATGATGCTGCTTTCTATAAGGATGGAGAGAAAGATTTTAGAGGGTGGGAGCATCAACCTGATAACTATGGTGGTAATCAGCTGTGTGTGTCGATTAAATCTGATGGAACATGGTTTGATGACGACTGTAACAACAATTCACCGTTTGTTTGCTATAATG GAAAAAGTGCAACCAAATATTACATCTGGATTGACCAGTACATGACTTGGACAGGAGCTCAGAATTACTGCAGACAGCACCACACAGACCTGGCCAGTGTAAAAACCCAAGCAGATAATAATCAAATCCTTAATCTGATAAGAGGCTATGGGTCTTGGATTGGTCTCTACAGGAAAAGATTGTGGTCCGACCAGGACAATTCCTTGTATGAACACTGGAAACCAGAAAACCCTTCATTCCCTGAACAACCAGACAATGGATTAGATTATCATGCTGATTATGGCAATCAACTCTGTACTGCTGTATCTCTTAGGAATTCAGGCCGGTGGAGAAATGAAATCTGCTTAGCTCGGCTCCCTTTTGTCTGCTACAATA AACTCAGCACTGGATACTCATGTACCAACCATCAGTATTACTTTGTTAATGAGAACAAGACCTGGACTGAAGCACAGAAACATTGCAGAGATGTTTATACTGACCTGGCTACCATTAATAACGTGGAAGATATGAAGAGACTCCTTAAGGTAGTAAATGAAAGCTTCTATGGTTTAGCCTGGATTGGTCTGTATGATGATTTGAACAGCTggaaatggtctctgaatgatggagttttctATAAAGAAGAAGAGAAAAGCTTTAGAAACTGGAACATAGAGAAACCGAGGAACCAGAATGGAaacagtttgtgtgtttatgtttcagTCTCTGATGGAATATGGCGTGAGAATTCTTGCTCTAatgtaatgtcatttttttgtTATGATG GGAAGGAAAATGGCAGTGAAAGCTTTATCCTAGTCAATAAGTACTTGAACTGGACTGAAGCTCAGAGATACTGCAGAGATCATTACACAGACCTGGCCAGTGTGAGAAATGAAAAAGAGAACCAAAAGCTAAAAGCGATGTTATTTCAATTACAATACAGTGGTCATAttgatttttataattatttgtattatggCTATAGTActaattataatgattattattataataatgattattgtaATGGTGGCAAATGGATTGGCCTGTATAGAACCTGGTCTTGGTCAGATAAAAGCAACTATTCTTTTAGTAACTGGATGTCAGGAGAACCATATAACGGTGGATCGAGTGACTACTGTACTGCTGTATCATTTAGTGAATCTGGACAATGGAGCACTGAGTACTGTGGACAAGCGTTACCGTTCCTCTGCTACAGTA ATCCATCAACATCCTACCGTGAGTACCACTTTGTTAATGAGAGTAAGAACTGGACTGAAGCACAGAGATACTGCAGAGAGAATTATACTGACCTGGCAACCATTGAAAACATGGAGGAAATGAACAGGACCTTTAACACAGTAAATGGCAGCTACTCTGGTTCAGCCTGGATTGGACTGTATGATGATCTGGAGAGTTGGAGATGGTCTCTGAGTGACGATGCTTTTTACAAAGAAGGAGAGAAAGAGTTTAGAGGGTGGAACCATCAACCTGATAACTATGGTGGAAAACAGCTGTGTGTTAAGGTTGAAAGGAGTGTCTGGTTTGATGAGGATTGTAGCACAAACCTACCATTTGTTTGCTATGAtg CTAAAGACAACAGTTACGTGTGGATTTATACATCAATGACCTGGAAAGAAGCTCAGAGTTACTGCAGAGCACAGTACACAGACTTGGCAAGTGTGAGAAATGAGACTGAGCTTCAAAAAATACTAGACACCTCAGGTGACAATCCTGTATGGATAGGTCTGTACAGGAACAGATTATGGTCAGATCAGAGCAACTCCACTTTTACATACTGGAGTCCAGCAATTCCATCAGAATCAAGAGAACCTGATAATGGTAGAAATGTAGGTTGGCAATCTGGAAATCAACACTGTACAGCTGTGGATGATTCTGGTTGGTGGAGAGATGAAAACTGTTTAGCCACTTTCCCCTTTGTCTGCTACA